The following proteins are encoded in a genomic region of Streptomyces sp. SLBN-31:
- a CDS encoding glycoside hydrolase family 48 protein, translated as MHPRRRRRGTRRLWTAAMAALALPLTMLGTGTTVAHAAALQCSVDYKTNDWGSGFTADLTLTNRGTDTIDGWTLTYSYSGNQKLSNGWNGTWSQSGSAITVRDAGYNAKIAANSAVTTGAQFTYSGANTAPTNFAINGTTCAGAHQPPVTVLTSPTAGAVYTQGTAVPLAATAAAADNATISKVEFYDDTTLLGTDTSAPYTLSASALAVGSHSLVAKAYDSLGASAASTPVGITVASGPAVVASPTQLGVQQGKSGTYAVKLSSQPSSNVTVTTARASGNSGLSVSGGASLTFTPSNWNTAQNVTVTADSSGTGAASFESTATGFTKATVTVTELAASKAYDARFLDLYGKITNPANGYFSPDGVPYHSVETLIVEAPDQGHETTSEAYSYLLWLQAMYGKVSGDWSKFNSAWALMEKYMIPTHADQPTNSFYNASKPATYAPELDTPNEYPAKLDTSVSVGSDPIAGELKSTYGTDDVYGMHWLQDVDNVYGYGNTPGGTCEGGPTAKGPSYINTFQRGAQESVWETVPQPTCDAFKYGGSNGYLDLFTGDSSYAKQWKYTDAPDADARAVQAAYWADVWAKQQGKGSDVSATVGKAAKMGDYLRYAMYDKYFKKIGNCVGPSTCAAGTGKDASHYLLSWYYAWGGSNDTSGGWAWRIGSSHVHGGYQNPLAAYALSSYADLKPKSATGTSDWTKSLQRQLEFYQWLQSSEGAIAGGATNSWAGRYATPPSGTSTFYGMYYDQQPVYHDPPSNQWFGFQAWSMERVAEYYQQTGNAQAKAVLDKWVKWALSKTTINPDGTYQIPSTLQWSGQPDTWNASSPGSNSGLHVTVADYTNDVGVAAAYAKTLTYYGAKSGDANAKSTAKALLDGMWSNYQDSLGVAVPETRADYNRFDDGVYVPSGFSGKMPNGDAVNSSSTFISLRSFYKNDPAWSKIEAYLKGGAAPSFTYHRFWAQADIAMAMGSYAELLE; from the coding sequence ATGCATCCAAGACGCAGACGCCGCGGGACGCGGCGGCTGTGGACCGCTGCCATGGCGGCCCTCGCCCTTCCGCTCACCATGCTCGGCACCGGCACGACTGTCGCCCACGCGGCGGCACTTCAGTGCAGTGTCGACTACAAGACGAACGACTGGGGTTCCGGATTCACCGCGGATCTGACCCTCACCAACCGCGGCACGGACACCATCGACGGCTGGACGCTGACCTACAGCTACTCGGGCAACCAGAAGCTCAGCAACGGCTGGAACGGCACGTGGTCGCAGTCCGGTTCGGCGATCACCGTACGGGACGCGGGCTACAACGCGAAGATCGCCGCGAACTCCGCCGTCACCACCGGCGCGCAGTTCACCTACAGCGGCGCCAACACCGCTCCCACGAACTTCGCGATCAACGGCACCACCTGCGCCGGCGCGCACCAGCCGCCGGTCACCGTGCTGACCAGCCCCACGGCCGGCGCGGTCTACACGCAGGGCACCGCCGTCCCGCTCGCGGCCACCGCGGCCGCGGCCGACAACGCGACGATCAGCAAGGTCGAGTTCTACGACGACACGACCCTGCTGGGCACGGACACCAGTGCGCCGTACACCCTGTCCGCCTCCGCACTCGCGGTGGGCAGCCACTCCCTGGTGGCGAAGGCGTACGACAGCCTGGGCGCCTCCGCCGCGTCGACCCCGGTCGGCATCACCGTCGCCTCCGGTCCTGCCGTGGTCGCCTCACCCACCCAACTGGGCGTCCAGCAGGGCAAGTCGGGGACGTACGCGGTGAAGCTGTCGTCGCAGCCATCGTCGAACGTGACGGTGACGACGGCCCGCGCGAGCGGCAACTCCGGTCTGTCGGTGTCGGGCGGGGCGAGCCTCACCTTCACCCCCTCGAACTGGAACACCGCGCAGAACGTGACCGTCACCGCCGACTCCTCCGGTACCGGCGCGGCGTCCTTCGAGTCGACGGCCACGGGCTTCACCAAGGCGACGGTCACCGTGACGGAGCTGGCGGCCTCGAAGGCGTACGACGCCCGCTTCCTGGACCTGTACGGGAAGATCACCAACCCGGCGAACGGCTACTTCTCGCCCGACGGCGTTCCCTACCACTCGGTGGAGACGCTGATCGTCGAGGCGCCGGACCAGGGTCACGAGACCACGTCGGAGGCCTACAGCTATCTGCTGTGGCTGCAGGCGATGTACGGCAAGGTCAGCGGTGACTGGTCCAAGTTCAACAGCGCGTGGGCGCTCATGGAGAAGTACATGATCCCCACCCACGCCGACCAGCCCACCAACTCCTTCTACAACGCCTCGAAGCCGGCCACCTACGCTCCCGAGCTGGACACCCCCAACGAGTACCCGGCGAAGCTGGACACCTCCGTGTCCGTGGGTTCGGACCCGATCGCGGGCGAGCTGAAGAGCACGTACGGCACGGACGACGTCTACGGCATGCACTGGCTCCAGGACGTCGACAACGTCTACGGCTACGGCAACACGCCCGGCGGCACCTGTGAGGGCGGTCCGACGGCGAAGGGACCGTCGTACATCAACACCTTCCAGCGCGGCGCGCAGGAGTCGGTGTGGGAGACGGTGCCGCAGCCGACCTGCGACGCCTTCAAGTACGGCGGCAGCAACGGCTACCTCGACCTGTTCACCGGCGACTCGTCCTACGCCAAGCAGTGGAAGTACACCGATGCCCCGGACGCCGACGCGCGTGCGGTGCAGGCCGCGTACTGGGCGGACGTGTGGGCCAAGCAGCAGGGCAAGGGCAGCGACGTCTCCGCGACCGTGGGCAAGGCCGCGAAGATGGGCGACTACCTGCGCTACGCCATGTACGACAAGTACTTCAAGAAGATCGGCAACTGCGTCGGACCGTCGACCTGTGCGGCCGGCACCGGCAAGGACGCCTCGCACTACCTGCTGTCCTGGTACTACGCCTGGGGCGGCTCGAACGACACCAGCGGCGGCTGGGCCTGGCGGATCGGGTCGAGCCATGTGCACGGCGGCTACCAGAACCCGCTCGCCGCGTACGCGCTGAGCTCGTACGCCGACCTGAAGCCCAAGTCGGCCACCGGCACCTCGGACTGGACCAAGTCGCTGCAGCGGCAGCTGGAGTTCTACCAGTGGCTGCAGTCGTCCGAGGGCGCCATCGCGGGCGGCGCGACCAACAGCTGGGCCGGCCGGTACGCGACTCCGCCGTCCGGTACGTCGACCTTCTACGGCATGTACTACGACCAGCAGCCCGTCTACCACGACCCGCCGTCCAACCAGTGGTTCGGCTTCCAGGCCTGGTCGATGGAACGCGTGGCCGAGTACTACCAGCAGACGGGCAACGCGCAGGCCAAGGCGGTCCTCGACAAGTGGGTCAAGTGGGCGCTGTCCAAGACCACGATCAACCCGGACGGCACCTACCAGATCCCGTCGACGCTGCAGTGGTCGGGCCAGCCCGACACCTGGAACGCCTCCAGCCCCGGCTCCAACAGCGGGCTGCACGTCACCGTCGCCGACTACACCAACGACGTCGGCGTGGCGGCCGCGTACGCCAAGACCCTGACGTACTACGGCGCCAAGTCCGGTGACGCCAACGCCAAGTCGACGGCGAAGGCGCTCCTCGACGGCATGTGGAGCAACTACCAGGACAGCCTGGGCGTCGCGGTCCCGGAGACCCGGGCCGACTACAACCGCTTCGACGACGGCGTGTACGT